One genomic window of Ziziphus jujuba cultivar Dongzao chromosome 4, ASM3175591v1 includes the following:
- the LOC107435657 gene encoding beta-glucuronosyltransferase GlcAT14A yields the protein MKRLKSYYMHLRHHQSMERKWIFPLAIGSIVSLFLLFLTTLTSPDGTPLLPFYRSIPTSNSVFVESKLHPVPISYLPPPPRFAYLISGSNGDGKMLKRTLQALYHPRNRYVVHLDLESPPEERLDLQNYVKDHPTFVKFGNVKMITKANLVTYRGPTMVANTLHAAAILLREDGDWDWFINLSASDYPLVTQDDLLHTFSYLPRDLNFIDHTSNIGWKEYQRAKPIIIDPGLYMTKKQDVFWITQRRSVPTAFKLFTGSAWMVLSRPFIDYCIWGWDNLPRTVLMYYSNFISSPEGYFHTVICNAQEFRNTTVNSDLHFISWDNPPKQHPHHLDLADMRKMVDSNAPFARKFLQDNPVLDKIDSTLLNKGPGMLVPGGWCIGSKENGTDPCSVIGNTTVLRPGPGAKRLEVLISSLLSSENFRPRQCK from the exons ATGAAGAGGCTAAAGAGCTATTACATGCATCTGAGACACCATCAAAGCATGGAGAGAAAGTGGATCTTCCCATTAGCTATCGGTTCCATAGTTTCACTTTTTCTTCTATTCCTCACGACGCTAACCTCACCCGATGGTACGCCTCTTCTTCCGTTCTACCGCTCCATTCCGACATCGAATTCCGTTTTCGTTGAATCGAAGCTGCACCCAGTTCCCATTTCTTATCTCCCTCCGCCTCCTCGTTTCGCTTACCTCATATCTGGTTCCAATGGCGATGGAAAGATGCTCAAGCGCACCCTTCAGGCTCTCTATCATCCCCGTAACCGCTATGTCGTGCACTTGGACCTCGAATCGCCTCCCGAAGAGCGATTGGATCTGCAGAATTACGTTAAGGACCACCCCACTTTTGTCAAATTTGGTAACGTGAAGATGATCACCAAGGCCAATCTCGTCACTTATCGGGGACCGACTATGGTGGCTAATACGCTTCATGCCGCTGCGATCTTGTTGAGGGAAGACGGCGATTGGGATTGGTTTATCAATCTCAGTGCCTCGGATTACCCTCTTGTTACTCAGGATG ATCTGCTACATACGTTTTCGTACTTGCCGCGTGATCTCAATTTCATCGACCATACCAGTAATATTGGCTGGAAAGA GTACCAACGGGCAAAACCGATAATTATAGATCCGGGGTTGTATATGACAAAGAAACAAGATGTTTTCTGGATTACACAGAGGAGAAGTGTGCCGACCGCCTTCAAGCTTTTTACAG GTTCCGCTTGGATGGTGCTTTCTAGGCCTTTCATTGATTACTGCATATGGGGATGGGATAACCTACCGCGAACTGTTCTCATGTACTATTCCAACTTTATATCATCCCCAGAAGGATACTTTCACACGGTCATTTGTAATGCTCAAGAGTTCCGCAACACAACTGTGAATTCTGACCTCCACTTTATATCATGGGATAACCCTCCAAAGCAGCATCCCCACCATCTTGACCTTGCTGACATGCGAAAGATGGTTGACAGTAATGCTCCTTTTGCAAGGAAGTTCCTGCAAGACAATCCAGTGCTTGACAAAATTGATTCCACGCTCTTGAATAAGGGTCCAGGCATGCTTGTTCCTGGTGGTTGGTGCATAGGAAGTAAGGAAAATGGAACTGATCCGTGCTCTGTTATTGGTAATACCACAGTCCTCAGACCTGGCCCTGGAGCAAAAAGGCTGGAAGTTTTAATCAGCTCTCTATTGTCAAGTGAGAATTTTCGACCAAGACAGTGCAAATAA